A region of Pyxidicoccus parkwaysis DNA encodes the following proteins:
- a CDS encoding response regulator, which produces MSEPRHTLLFVDDEADVLDILTRMFQRRYRVLTASNGAAALDILRKETVDVLVTDQRMPEMSGIELVATARAEGIDVTTLLLTGYTDPEDIIAAINKGQVYRYITKPWDVNDLVITVKNAVEFTQLRRDKERLIRQLHQRVEALFVLYEVSRASANDPASYDNIIDRVLIAVARVLPYDCGAALIAPDSSRNVTLRLRCHGTVGEKALLGVKESMLGAYRKSSGLLLPEDRVITRVAGTTTPDAGATTVYPSQLTVNLVAGGRPVGMLSLFSQRPDAFTEDDGVLLDVLANQTADAIQSLRSAEEEARHRMERMVESMADGVVLTDEKNDIVVMNPAARQLLQAGDDTEAHTTRMMEERLGFQPFHLVRGWEYAGNQVLREEVKLFDRHVQVTVTPVSDARGTLRGVCVVLRDITDQKRLEERKDEFVSMVSHELRTPLTSISGALDLVLNFMAGDINERQRRYLSLAKDSTEKLNAIVDDLLDLSKFAKGRLRMNFEVAYLDELIQRVVEKYQPAFGEKRILVKSILPRHPLRAVADPNRLNQVLNNLLNNAVKFTPEGGDVRVELHATSSLPGYVVISCWNSGDPIAEESLERIFDRFEQARTKANRTVRGTGLGLAICRNIVEAHGGRIWCEPCTDGVRFMAVLPTEPPPELRQPDEAADGVVVPRRKESRGRLLVIEGEPEVGYIAKALMMGRGYDVRLAFNAEEGIASARSYHPDMLLVSVRLPDVDGLRLAEILRHDPETRRAPLLVTSAFDERQRAFRAGADAFLVRPLAPDKLLATVDSLVRGRAGPAHGRVLVVDDDVKIAAICREVLENIGFDVATAGSIEEGRRSLRERRPDVVLLDVTLPDGDGFVFLEEIKAERASGHISVIFISARAETSSKVRALKLGGDDYLTKPFDALELGARVESVMRRKEQELSASPTTQLPGSTAIEREVQRRLVARRPFAFCYLDLDNLKAYNDYYGFAKADGVVRQTGDLMREIFAQEGAPGDFLGHVAGDDFVFITSTESVDRICQKAIETFDRIIPLYYDRQDRERGHIEAEDRFGEKRHFPIMSVSVVAVMTDGSQDHAELARRAADMKKRAKAIAGSVFLRSDRERVVRSVAG; this is translated from the coding sequence GTGTCCGAGCCCCGCCACACGCTGCTGTTCGTCGATGACGAGGCCGACGTCCTGGACATCCTCACGCGGATGTTCCAGCGCCGGTACCGGGTCCTGACCGCGTCCAACGGCGCGGCGGCTCTCGACATCCTTCGCAAGGAAACGGTGGACGTGCTCGTCACGGACCAGCGGATGCCGGAGATGTCGGGCATCGAGCTGGTGGCCACCGCGCGCGCCGAGGGCATCGACGTCACCACGCTGCTGCTCACCGGGTACACGGACCCGGAAGACATCATCGCGGCCATCAACAAGGGGCAGGTGTACCGGTACATCACCAAGCCCTGGGACGTGAACGACCTCGTCATCACCGTGAAGAACGCGGTCGAGTTCACGCAGCTGCGGCGCGACAAGGAGCGGCTCATCCGCCAGCTCCACCAGCGCGTGGAGGCCCTCTTCGTCCTCTACGAGGTGAGCCGCGCGTCCGCCAATGACCCGGCCAGCTACGACAACATCATCGACCGGGTGCTCATCGCCGTCGCGCGCGTGCTGCCGTACGACTGCGGCGCGGCGCTCATCGCCCCGGACTCGTCGCGCAACGTCACGCTGCGGCTGCGCTGCCATGGCACGGTGGGGGAGAAGGCGCTGCTGGGTGTGAAGGAGTCCATGCTCGGCGCGTACCGCAAGAGCAGCGGGCTGCTCCTGCCCGAAGACCGCGTCATCACCCGCGTGGCCGGCACCACGACGCCGGACGCGGGGGCCACCACCGTCTACCCGAGCCAGCTCACCGTGAATCTCGTGGCTGGCGGGCGCCCGGTGGGCATGCTGTCGCTGTTCAGCCAGCGGCCGGACGCCTTCACCGAGGACGACGGCGTGCTGCTGGACGTCCTGGCCAATCAGACGGCGGACGCCATCCAGTCCCTGCGCTCGGCGGAAGAGGAAGCCCGCCACCGCATGGAGCGGATGGTGGAGTCCATGGCCGACGGCGTGGTCCTCACCGACGAGAAGAACGACATCGTGGTGATGAACCCCGCGGCGCGCCAGTTGCTCCAGGCGGGAGACGACACGGAGGCGCACACCACGCGGATGATGGAGGAGCGGCTGGGCTTCCAGCCCTTCCACCTCGTGCGCGGCTGGGAGTACGCCGGCAACCAGGTGCTGCGCGAGGAGGTGAAGCTCTTCGACCGGCACGTGCAGGTCACCGTCACGCCGGTGAGCGACGCGCGCGGCACGCTGCGCGGCGTCTGCGTGGTGCTGCGCGACATCACCGACCAGAAGCGCCTGGAGGAGCGCAAGGACGAGTTCGTCTCCATGGTGAGCCACGAGCTGCGCACGCCGCTCACGTCCATCTCCGGCGCGCTGGACCTGGTGCTCAACTTCATGGCCGGCGACATCAACGAGCGGCAGCGCCGCTACCTGTCGCTGGCGAAGGACTCCACCGAGAAGCTCAACGCCATCGTCGACGACCTGCTGGACTTGTCGAAGTTCGCCAAGGGCCGGCTGCGGATGAACTTCGAGGTGGCGTACCTCGACGAGCTGATTCAGCGCGTGGTGGAGAAGTACCAGCCGGCCTTCGGCGAGAAGCGCATCCTGGTGAAGTCCATCCTGCCGCGGCACCCGCTGCGGGCCGTCGCGGACCCCAACCGGCTCAACCAGGTCCTCAACAACCTGCTCAACAACGCGGTGAAGTTCACCCCCGAGGGCGGCGACGTGCGCGTGGAATTGCACGCCACCTCCAGCCTGCCGGGCTACGTGGTGATTTCCTGCTGGAACAGCGGCGACCCCATCGCCGAGGAGAGCCTGGAGCGCATCTTCGACCGCTTCGAGCAGGCGCGCACCAAGGCCAACCGCACCGTGCGCGGCACGGGCCTGGGGCTCGCCATCTGCCGCAACATCGTGGAAGCCCACGGCGGCCGCATCTGGTGCGAGCCCTGCACGGACGGCGTGCGCTTCATGGCGGTGCTGCCCACCGAGCCGCCTCCCGAGCTGCGCCAGCCGGACGAGGCGGCCGACGGCGTGGTGGTGCCGCGCCGCAAGGAGAGCCGGGGCCGCCTGCTGGTCATCGAGGGCGAGCCCGAGGTGGGCTACATCGCCAAGGCCCTGATGATGGGCCGCGGCTACGACGTGCGGCTGGCCTTCAACGCCGAGGAGGGCATCGCCTCCGCGCGCAGCTACCACCCGGACATGCTGCTCGTCTCCGTGCGGCTGCCGGACGTGGACGGGCTGCGGCTGGCGGAAATCCTCCGGCATGACCCGGAGACGCGCCGTGCTCCGCTGCTCGTCACCTCCGCCTTCGACGAGCGGCAGCGCGCCTTCCGCGCCGGGGCGGACGCGTTCCTCGTGCGCCCGCTGGCGCCGGACAAGCTGCTGGCCACCGTGGACTCGCTGGTGCGCGGCCGCGCGGGCCCCGCCCACGGGCGCGTGCTGGTGGTGGATGACGACGTGAAGATTGCCGCCATCTGCCGCGAGGTGCTGGAGAACATCGGCTTCGACGTGGCGACGGCGGGCTCGATCGAGGAGGGGCGCCGCTCCCTGCGCGAGCGCCGGCCGGACGTCGTGCTGCTGGACGTGACGCTGCCGGATGGCGACGGCTTCGTCTTCCTGGAGGAGATCAAGGCCGAGCGCGCCAGCGGCCACATCTCCGTCATCTTCATCTCCGCCCGCGCGGAGACGTCTTCGAAAGTCCGCGCCCTCAAGCTGGGCGGCGACGACTACCTCACCAAGCCCTTCGACGCGCTGGAGTTGGGCGCGCGCGTGGAGAGCGTGATGCGGCGCAAGGAGCAGGAGCTCTCCGCGTCGCCCACCACGCAGCTGCCGGGCTCCACGGCGATTGAGCGCGAGGTGCAGCGCCGGCTGGTGGCGCGGCGGCCCTTCGCCTTCTGCTACCTCGACCTGGACAACCTCAAGGCCTACAACGACTACTACGGCTTCGCGAAGGCGGACGGCGTCGTGCGGCAGACGGGCGACCTGATGCGCGAAATCTTCGCGCAGGAGGGCGCGCCCGGGGACTTCCTCGGCCACGTGGCGGGTGACGACTTCGTGTTCATCACCTCGACGGAGTCGGTGGACCGCATCTGCCAGAAGGCCATTGAAACCTTCGACCGCATCATCCCGCTCTATTACGACAGGCAGGACCGGGAGCGTGGGCACATCGAGGCGGAGGACCGCTTCGGCGAGAAGCGGCACTTCCCCATCATGAGCGTGTCCGTGGTGGCGGTGATGACGGACGGCTCCCAGGACCACGCCGAGCTGGCACGGCGCGCGGCGGACATGAAGAAGCGGGCCAAGGCGATTGCCGGCTCCGTCTTCCTCCGCAGTGACCGGGAGCGGGTGGTACGCTCCGTGGCCGGATGA
- a CDS encoding sensor histidine kinase yields the protein MRLYQQLVLFMLAATVLPLAAVGFLLLSRAEAELAARIDAEQRSQASATAEAVSASLMEVVDALARSAEMFDWQSATDAETAGGLRLLYGQSPAVSAVLKLDANGHPVGAPVYRAQAVDGHPAFHTEGLERLVKSVPVQPLRGGGKGQAALGTAYAHGDEGHSAVAVAVKLAEGEGAPYALAEVVFTPLEAVLRRRAAGGLGRIDLVDEDRRVLASSDPERRMKVLAPELVAHLVTPTAPLPDAVRSFRVEAPDRRVSVARVPQGLRFDVVVEVDEATALAPVRAMRRTVLLSIGGTFLVLLGLGGLFTRRLNRRLADVVEGAEAYGRGELDKRVTVRGQDELSELATTFNRMGAELESARAKLLRWNDDLRTRVDEATADLKAAQVQLLEAQKLAAVGQLGAGVAHEINNPLAGILGNVQLLMLDRASGDPDLSTLQKIEQSAKRCKEITQNLLRFSQQRERAELRPVDLNAVVRDALSLTEHQTRSEGITLVTELKQGLGRVRADPGHLSQVVLALLSNARTAMLKTPTRLLTLRTGERDGRAFLEVEDTGKGIAAHIRPRIFEPFFTTKDVWSNVGLGLSVAWRVVTEAGGTIDVRSEAGQGACFTVTLPKA from the coding sequence ATGAGGCTCTACCAGCAACTCGTCCTCTTCATGCTCGCCGCGACGGTGCTTCCCCTCGCCGCGGTGGGCTTCCTGTTGCTTTCGCGCGCCGAGGCCGAGCTGGCCGCGCGCATCGACGCAGAGCAGCGCTCCCAGGCCAGCGCCACGGCAGAGGCGGTGAGCGCCTCGCTGATGGAGGTGGTGGACGCGCTGGCCCGCTCCGCGGAGATGTTCGACTGGCAGTCCGCCACCGACGCGGAGACGGCGGGCGGCCTGCGCCTCTTGTACGGCCAGTCCCCGGCGGTGAGCGCGGTGCTCAAGCTGGACGCGAACGGCCACCCGGTGGGCGCGCCCGTCTACCGGGCACAGGCGGTGGACGGCCACCCGGCCTTCCACACCGAGGGGCTGGAGCGGCTGGTGAAGTCGGTGCCGGTGCAGCCGCTGCGCGGCGGTGGCAAGGGACAGGCGGCGCTGGGCACCGCGTACGCGCACGGTGACGAAGGGCACTCCGCCGTGGCCGTGGCCGTGAAGCTGGCGGAAGGCGAGGGCGCGCCCTACGCGCTGGCGGAGGTGGTCTTCACTCCGCTGGAAGCGGTGCTGCGGCGCCGCGCGGCCGGTGGCCTGGGGCGCATCGATTTGGTGGACGAGGACCGGCGCGTGCTGGCGAGCTCCGACCCGGAGCGGCGGATGAAGGTGCTGGCACCGGAGCTCGTCGCGCACCTCGTCACGCCCACGGCGCCGCTGCCGGACGCCGTGCGCAGCTTCCGCGTGGAGGCTCCAGACCGGCGGGTGAGCGTGGCGCGCGTGCCGCAGGGCCTGCGCTTCGACGTGGTGGTGGAGGTGGACGAAGCCACCGCGCTGGCGCCGGTGCGCGCCATGCGGCGCACGGTGCTGCTCTCCATCGGCGGGACGTTCCTGGTGCTGCTCGGGCTGGGCGGGCTCTTCACCCGCCGCCTCAACCGCCGGCTGGCGGACGTGGTGGAGGGCGCCGAGGCCTACGGGCGCGGCGAGCTGGACAAGCGCGTGACGGTGCGCGGCCAGGACGAGCTGAGCGAGCTGGCCACCACCTTCAACCGAATGGGCGCGGAGCTGGAGTCCGCTCGCGCGAAGCTGCTGCGGTGGAATGATGACTTGCGCACCCGCGTGGACGAGGCCACGGCGGACCTGAAGGCCGCGCAGGTGCAGTTGCTGGAGGCGCAGAAGCTGGCCGCGGTGGGGCAGCTCGGCGCGGGCGTGGCGCACGAAATCAACAACCCGCTGGCCGGCATCCTCGGCAACGTGCAGCTGCTCATGCTGGACCGCGCCTCGGGCGACCCGGACCTGAGCACGCTCCAGAAAATCGAGCAGAGCGCCAAGCGCTGCAAGGAAATCACCCAGAACCTGCTGCGCTTCTCCCAGCAGCGCGAGCGCGCGGAGTTGCGCCCCGTGGATTTGAACGCCGTCGTGCGCGACGCGCTCAGCCTCACGGAGCACCAGACGCGCAGCGAGGGCATCACCCTCGTCACGGAATTGAAACAAGGGCTGGGCCGCGTACGCGCGGACCCCGGGCACCTGTCGCAGGTGGTGCTGGCGCTCTTGTCCAACGCACGCACGGCGATGCTGAAGACGCCCACGCGGCTGCTCACCCTGCGCACCGGCGAGCGCGACGGCCGGGCCTTCCTGGAGGTGGAGGACACGGGCAAGGGCATTGCCGCCCACATCCGCCCGCGCATCTTCGAGCCCTTCTTCACCACCAAGGACGTGTGGTCCAACGTGGGGCTGGGCCTCAGTGTGGCGTGGCGAGTCGTCACCGAGGCCGGAGGTACCATCGACGTGCGCTCGGAAGCCGGGCAGGGTGCCTGTTTCACCGTGACGCTGCCGAAGGCGTGA
- a CDS encoding FecR domain-containing protein, whose protein sequence is MAQPPPSRRQTPFLVGLVLILAALPLGWFVFLRQPPPAPPPPPPPPVVTAPAAKKPLELEITEVSGTVEVLGADGTWQLAKVGTALRQNEKVRTEDGSYAMLIGGEAVEVRMDPGTEISVEALTESVSRILLGSGMATAIVRPGQRHTFEVKAANADAVATLEQAGAFTMSNNGKGTVAVGTREGEVTLLGQGKVVIVRAGQQAVIRPGQAPSEPAPVPSSLLLKVDWPADRTRRERELVVRGQTDPGSRVEVGGVTVTPDAQGHFERKVVLREGHNTVDVRAVGVGRIEQRDKQDVVVDTTPPPLKTDTQDIWNQANNDSR, encoded by the coding sequence ATGGCCCAACCGCCTCCATCCCGACGCCAGACGCCGTTCCTCGTCGGCCTCGTGCTGATTCTCGCGGCGCTGCCGCTGGGGTGGTTCGTCTTCCTGCGCCAGCCGCCACCTGCACCACCGCCGCCACCGCCGCCGCCCGTCGTGACGGCCCCGGCCGCGAAGAAGCCGCTGGAGCTGGAGATTACCGAGGTGTCCGGCACCGTGGAGGTGCTGGGCGCGGACGGCACGTGGCAGCTGGCGAAGGTGGGCACCGCGCTGCGCCAGAACGAGAAGGTCCGCACCGAGGACGGCTCGTACGCCATGCTCATCGGCGGCGAGGCGGTGGAAGTGCGCATGGACCCCGGCACCGAAATCTCCGTGGAGGCGCTGACGGAGTCGGTGTCCCGCATCCTCCTCGGCTCCGGTATGGCGACGGCCATCGTCCGTCCCGGCCAGCGCCACACCTTCGAGGTGAAGGCCGCCAACGCGGACGCGGTGGCCACCCTGGAGCAGGCCGGTGCCTTCACCATGAGCAACAACGGCAAGGGCACCGTGGCGGTGGGCACGCGCGAGGGCGAGGTGACGCTGCTCGGGCAGGGCAAGGTCGTCATCGTCCGCGCCGGCCAGCAGGCCGTCATCCGCCCCGGCCAGGCGCCCTCCGAGCCCGCGCCGGTGCCCAGCAGCCTCCTGCTCAAGGTGGACTGGCCGGCGGACCGCACGCGGCGCGAGCGCGAGCTCGTCGTGCGCGGACAGACGGACCCCGGCAGCCGCGTGGAAGTGGGTGGCGTCACCGTGACGCCCGACGCCCAGGGTCACTTCGAGCGCAAGGTGGTGCTGCGCGAGGGCCACAACACGGTGGATGTCCGCGCCGTTGGAGTGGGGCGTATTGAACAGAGGGACAAGCAGGACGTTGTTGTCGACACGACGCCGCCACCCCTGAAAACCGATACGCAGGACATCTGGAATCAAGCAAACAACGATTCCCGGTAG
- a CDS encoding TolB family protein — MLRTLALVSSLLPLLAPSLALAQMEARTVSGTKKVVNDGPGDQMDPHVSGALVAYTSEVRGTSEIRYHDLVTDSDVAIPNNGAFDFVSDVSGDTVVFTRVGASSAIYTFSVGTDGPPVELAPEEGSSRRSAVIGGRTVAWQDFGFTGNTLQPEIAAYDLNTGTLRRLTNDALQDRSPAVAPDGKTVVWAKCDAQGLGCDIWEARWNGTDFTTDALTGTEGEESQPDTNGEVVVYASTRTVDGVTDRDIYWKPVGGGAEQRLALPGTDANPSISGSLVAFERKAPGKSDFDIVLYDLKTQTLYQLTSGTENESLNDLSMSADGTVRVVWTAPANGDFNVHAFTFKLELPCRPIEEVDRLPIDVCVAPLDWPLLTTLELTRTTGASNGSEQAFAGSGVGVICVENGFNGTPATSGWVWLNGHEKVTPDQFNPDVTLIAKGMVMATDGNNTLTSLISGKPGSAFRVRVYGMPPVCEAASGTVSAMTFDADGAVRGEGPIHSGCSAGGGSLALVGLMLTAVWLMGPRRVLVVARRKELRRGGRAL; from the coding sequence ATGCTGCGGACACTGGCCCTGGTTTCCTCGCTGCTCCCCCTGCTCGCTCCCAGCCTCGCCCTGGCGCAGATGGAAGCGCGCACCGTCTCCGGCACGAAGAAGGTCGTCAACGACGGCCCCGGAGACCAGATGGACCCGCACGTCAGCGGCGCGCTCGTCGCGTACACGAGCGAGGTCCGCGGCACGAGCGAGATTCGCTACCACGATTTGGTGACGGACTCGGACGTGGCCATCCCCAACAACGGCGCGTTCGACTTCGTGTCGGACGTGAGCGGCGACACGGTGGTGTTCACCCGCGTCGGCGCCTCCAGCGCCATCTACACCTTCTCGGTGGGCACGGACGGGCCGCCGGTGGAATTGGCACCCGAAGAGGGCAGCAGCCGCCGCTCCGCGGTGATTGGTGGACGCACCGTGGCGTGGCAGGACTTCGGCTTCACCGGCAACACGCTGCAGCCGGAGATTGCCGCGTACGACTTGAACACGGGCACGCTCCGGCGGCTCACGAACGACGCCCTGCAGGACCGCTCGCCCGCGGTGGCGCCGGACGGCAAGACGGTGGTCTGGGCCAAGTGCGACGCGCAGGGCCTGGGTTGCGACATCTGGGAGGCGCGGTGGAACGGCACCGACTTCACCACGGACGCGCTCACCGGCACCGAGGGCGAGGAGTCCCAGCCGGACACCAACGGCGAGGTGGTGGTCTACGCCAGCACGCGCACGGTGGATGGCGTGACGGACCGGGACATCTACTGGAAGCCGGTGGGCGGCGGGGCCGAGCAGCGGCTGGCGCTGCCGGGCACGGACGCCAACCCGAGCATCAGCGGCTCGCTGGTGGCCTTCGAGCGCAAGGCGCCGGGCAAGAGCGACTTCGACATCGTGCTCTACGACTTGAAGACGCAGACGCTCTACCAGCTGACCAGCGGGACGGAGAACGAGAGCCTCAACGACCTGAGCATGAGCGCGGACGGCACGGTGCGCGTGGTGTGGACGGCGCCGGCCAACGGCGACTTCAACGTGCACGCGTTCACCTTCAAGCTCGAGCTTCCGTGCCGGCCGATTGAAGAGGTGGACCGGCTCCCCATCGACGTCTGCGTCGCGCCGCTGGACTGGCCGCTGCTGACCACGCTGGAGCTGACGCGGACCACGGGCGCGTCCAACGGCTCCGAGCAGGCCTTCGCCGGCTCGGGCGTGGGCGTCATCTGCGTGGAGAATGGCTTCAACGGCACGCCGGCCACGTCCGGCTGGGTGTGGCTCAACGGGCACGAGAAGGTGACGCCCGACCAGTTCAACCCCGACGTGACGCTCATCGCCAAGGGCATGGTGATGGCCACCGACGGCAACAACACGCTGACCTCGCTGATCTCCGGAAAACCTGGAAGCGCGTTCCGCGTCCGCGTCTATGGAATGCCGCCCGTCTGCGAGGCGGCGTCGGGCACGGTGTCAGCCATGACCTTTGACGCGGACGGCGCAGTGCGTGGCGAGGGGCCGATTCACAGCGGTTGCAGTGCGGGCGGTGGCTCGCTGGCGCTGGTGGGGCTGATGCTGACGGCGGTGTGGCTGATGGGGCCCCGCCGCGTGTTGGTGGTGGCGCGACGGAAGGAACTTCGGCGCGGAGGCCGCGCCCTGTAG
- a CDS encoding Ig-like domain-containing protein has product MVLLCAPAWADTLEILGPASAVAPDGFALAVVRKDASGAPVPVSVPAMVAEGAELRDGPEEPPLRTFVVVPRPGARDVVVRARVDGLEAQARYVVGPPATEVRLALEPPAPVKGKDKEAVLTVRMQRPDGSVDDSGAPPVVRASIGRVEGLERTGPGTYRARYVLPDTRYPEVAILVAFSAWPHPQSIQGAYGRVLVPLAASVTLPGTTEPDAQISIDIAGTSFGPVAAGPDGRFRLPIIVPPGHRMGQGRVVDRVGNVRRMPIDLMLPPTDGLACVLQPQRLPADGTSRARLVCATSDPLGKPVEDAHVTAQARHGTLTGPVRGEGGLLEWRYTAPRALAEDERITAAWPQRGAGSREEIALQLVQGPVAEVGMSVAEALVHHGSRTDVRVTVRDAFGRPRPGAVVEPRAPVGSFSPPVESPPGTFTSTWTPPPTGDAEDVAVGARAWGPAGTEPARITVWKEGGALYAGVSDLAGLPVPSQPLRVDGQEVRTGEDGTVRLGPPKPGTLQVTHGVWPGLARTVYVLGEGGLVFPVDGPLVPPAVSQVVKLAPEVPVNVRLKVEGSRVTYWVEDARGQVLEGRKVYVALSGGERVDEQVHDGRTSFTVRAPGPVGVSVADVSTGVTALAEVRP; this is encoded by the coding sequence TTGGTGCTCCTGTGCGCCCCGGCCTGGGCGGACACGCTCGAGATACTCGGGCCCGCGTCCGCCGTGGCACCGGATGGCTTTGCCTTGGCGGTGGTGCGCAAGGACGCGTCGGGCGCGCCGGTGCCGGTGAGCGTGCCGGCGATGGTGGCCGAGGGCGCGGAATTGCGCGACGGCCCGGAAGAGCCTCCGCTGCGCACCTTCGTGGTGGTGCCTCGCCCGGGCGCGCGTGACGTGGTGGTGCGCGCACGGGTGGACGGGCTGGAGGCGCAGGCGCGCTACGTCGTGGGGCCGCCGGCGACGGAGGTGCGGCTGGCGCTGGAGCCGCCCGCGCCGGTGAAGGGGAAGGACAAGGAGGCGGTGCTCACGGTGCGCATGCAGCGCCCGGATGGCTCCGTGGATGACAGCGGTGCGCCTCCGGTGGTGCGCGCGAGCATCGGCCGGGTGGAGGGACTGGAGCGGACGGGGCCGGGCACGTACCGCGCCCGCTACGTGCTGCCGGACACGCGCTACCCGGAGGTGGCCATCCTGGTGGCGTTCTCCGCGTGGCCGCATCCGCAGTCCATCCAGGGTGCGTATGGGCGCGTGCTGGTGCCGCTCGCGGCGTCGGTGACGCTGCCGGGCACGACGGAGCCGGACGCGCAGATTTCCATCGACATCGCGGGCACGTCCTTCGGCCCGGTGGCGGCGGGGCCGGACGGGCGCTTCCGCCTGCCCATCATCGTCCCGCCGGGGCACCGCATGGGCCAGGGCCGCGTGGTGGACCGCGTGGGCAACGTGCGGCGCATGCCCATCGACCTGATGCTGCCTCCCACCGATGGGCTGGCGTGCGTGCTCCAGCCTCAGCGGCTGCCGGCGGATGGGACGTCTCGGGCGCGGCTGGTGTGCGCGACGAGCGACCCGCTCGGCAAGCCGGTGGAGGACGCGCACGTGACGGCGCAGGCGCGGCACGGGACTTTGACGGGCCCGGTACGCGGGGAAGGTGGCCTGCTGGAGTGGCGCTACACCGCCCCCCGCGCGCTGGCCGAGGACGAGCGCATCACCGCCGCCTGGCCGCAGCGCGGCGCGGGCTCGCGTGAGGAAATTGCGTTGCAGCTGGTGCAGGGGCCGGTGGCGGAGGTGGGGATGTCCGTGGCCGAGGCGCTGGTCCACCATGGCTCGCGGACGGACGTGCGGGTGACGGTGCGCGACGCGTTCGGCCGGCCCCGGCCCGGAGCGGTGGTGGAGCCCCGGGCTCCGGTGGGGAGCTTCTCTCCGCCGGTGGAGTCTCCGCCGGGGACATTCACCAGCACGTGGACGCCACCTCCCACTGGGGACGCGGAGGACGTGGCGGTGGGCGCACGCGCCTGGGGACCTGCTGGTACCGAGCCCGCGCGCATCACCGTGTGGAAGGAGGGTGGGGCGCTCTACGCGGGCGTCTCGGACCTGGCGGGCCTGCCCGTGCCGTCGCAGCCGCTGCGCGTGGATGGGCAGGAGGTGCGGACGGGCGAGGATGGCACGGTGCGGTTGGGGCCGCCGAAGCCGGGCACATTGCAGGTGACGCATGGGGTATGGCCGGGGCTGGCGCGGACGGTGTACGTGCTCGGCGAGGGTGGGCTGGTGTTCCCGGTGGACGGACCGCTGGTGCCGCCCGCGGTGTCGCAGGTCGTGAAGCTGGCGCCGGAAGTCCCCGTGAATGTGAGGCTGAAGGTGGAGGGCAGCCGCGTGACGTACTGGGTGGAGGACGCGCGCGGGCAGGTGCTGGAGGGGCGCAAGGTGTACGTGGCGCTGTCCGGCGGCGAGCGCGTGGATGAGCAGGTCCACGATGGGCGCACGTCCTTCACCGTGCGGGCTCCGGGACCGGTGGGCGTCTCCGTGGCGGACGTGAGCACGGGCGTGACAGCGCTGGCCGAGGTGCGGCCATGA